From one Trifolium pratense cultivar HEN17-A07 linkage group LG1, ARS_RC_1.1, whole genome shotgun sequence genomic stretch:
- the LOC123892364 gene encoding benzyl alcohol O-benzoyltransferase-like, with amino-acid sequence MAQSLLFKVKRHDPEFIKPSKPTPHIIKLLSDIDDQPTLRFQIPVIQFYKYDPNMNGKDPIDVIRKALSKALVFYYPFAGRLREGPGGKIIVDCNDEGVLFIEADADVRLEQFGDALVTRLKCGGFIFALRLNHTMSDAAGLVQFMNAVGEISRGMNIPSILPVWHRDLLSARDPPRVTFPHREYERVPDTKGTIVPLDDMVHRSFFFGPTELAAIRPQFPSHLQQQSKFEIITACLWRCRTIALQPETDEEVRIICVSSTRGKFNPPLPKGYYGNTFVFPVAVTTAGKLIENPLGYALELIKKAKTEVTQEYLHSMADLMVIKGRPHITVVRMYLVSDVTHAGLRDVDFGWGKAVYGGPAHGGVGVVPGFASFYIPFKNAKGEEGIIIPLCLPTQAMARFVIELDSLLKNNISQPIKSGPKSGVIFSSL; translated from the exons ATGGCTCAATCTTTGTTATTCAAAGTGAAGAGACATGACCCTGAATTTATAAAACCATCAAAACCAACTCCTCATATAATAAAACTACTCTCAGATATAGATGACCAACCTACGTTACGTTTTCAAATTCCAGTGATACAATTTTACAAATATGATCCAAATATGAATGGGAAAGACCCTATTGATGTTATTAGAAAAGCACTTTCAAAAGCACTTGTGTTTTATTATCCATTTGCAGGTAGATTGAGAGAAGGTCCTGGTGGGAAAATTATAGTTGATTGTAATGATGAAGGTGTTTTGTTCATTGAAGCTGATGCTGATGTTAGACTTGAACAATTTGGTGATGCTCTT GTAACGCGCCTTAAGTGTGGTGGTTTCATTTTTGCTCTTCGCCTAAATCATACAATGAGCGACGCAGCAGGTTTGGTCCAATTCATGAATGCCGTGGGCGAAATTTCTCGCGGGATGAACATACCTTCAATCTTACCGGTCTGGCACAGAGATCTTTTAAGTGCAAGAGATCCACCAAGAGTGACATTTCCTCATCGTGAATACGAACGAGTTCCAGATACCAAAGGAACCATTGTCCCCTTAGATGACATGGTTCACCGCTCTTTTTTCTTCGGTCCAACTGAGTTAGCCGCAATTCGCCCTCAATTTCCATCACACTTACAACAACAATCCAAATTCGAAATCATCACTGCATGTCTTTGGCGTTGTCGTACAATCGCATTACAACCTGAAACCGACGAAGAAGTTCGCATAATTTGCGTAAGCAGTACACGTGGGAAGTTTAATCCACCGTTACCAAAAGGTTACTACGGAAACACTTTTGTGTTTCCTGTTGCAGTTACAACTGCAGGAAAACTAATTGAAAATCCGTTGGGATATgcattagagttaattaaaaaagCAAAAACTGAAGTCACTCAAGAATATTTACATTCAATGGCGGATTTAATGGTTATCAAGGGTCGCCCTCATATTACGGTGGTGAGAATGTATTTAGTGTCCGATGTTACACATGCCGGTCTTCGAGATGTTGATTTTGGTTGGGGGAAAGCTGTGTATGGAGGACCAGCTCATGGAGGAGTTGGTGTTGTACCTGGTTTTGCTAGCTTTTATATACCTTTTAAAAATGCTAAAGGAGAGGAAGGGATAATTATACCACTTTGTTTGCCAACTCAAGCCATGGCAAGGTTTGTTATAGAGTTGGATAGTTTGCTTAAGAACAACATTAGCCAGCCTATTAAGAGTGGTCCAAAATCTGGTGtcattttttcttcattgtAG